The Bradyrhizobium sp. LLZ17 genomic sequence TCGTGGTTGGAGTTCGGATCCTCGGCATCACGCTTCAACTCGTCGAACAGGAACTTCGCGTCGAATACGTAGATGCCCATGCTGGCGAGCGAGACGTCCGGCTTGCCCGGCATCGGCGGCGGATCGGCCGGCTTCTCCAGGAACGACTTGATCCAGCCGTTCTCGTCGATATGCATGATGCCGAAGCCGGACGATTCAGCTCGCGGCATTTCGAGGCAGCCGACGGTGACGTCGGCGCCGCTGTCGACGTGCTGGCGCAGCATCACCTCGTAGTCCATCTTGTAGATGTGGTCGCCCGCGAGCACGACGATGAACCGGCAGGCGTGCGGCTCGACGATGTCGATGTTCTGGTAGACCGCGTCGGCCGTGCCGACATACCACATCGACTCCGAGACGCGCTGGCTGGCCGGAAGAATGTCAAAGCTTTCGTTGCGCTCGGGGCGGAAGAAGTTCCAGCCCATCTGCAAATGCCGGATCAGGCTGTGCGCCTTGTACTGGGTGGCGACCGCGATGCGGCGGATGCCGGAGTTCACCGCGTTCGACAGCGCGAAATCGATGATGCGGGATTTGCCGCCGAAGTACACCGCGGGCTTGGCGCGCCGGTCGGTCAGCTCCAGGAGCCGGCTGCCGCGTCCGCCGGCCAGGACAAACGCCAGCGCTTGACGGGCAAGCGGCTCAGGTCTCGCGGCACTCATGTCATCCTCCCACATTCCATCGCACGCCAAGGCCTTTGCGAGAAGCCTCTCGGCCGCGCACTCTTGGAACCGATACTAACGGTACGAACACTAAATCGGGAAGGTGCTTATTGGTTGCGAACGCGCGGGAAGCTTAATGCTTTGCCGCGGTCGTGGACGGGCGGAAGCGCGCAGGGTCCGGGCGCGGGGCCGGATCAGAATTGAGGCAGATGCGGGCCGTCTTGTGCGGTGCACCATCTTCCGCTGTCTCCTGCGGACATTGGTGAGCGCGCCGTTGGTCAAAGCGAAAACCACACGATCAGGCTCATGCAGGCGAAATGCGCGAGCACGATCGCGGCGAGATGCAGCGGGCCGGCTGTGAGGCGAAGCCATCGCATCTCGCCGCCCCCGCCTAGAGCCGTATCCGTTCCGATGAATCGGAACGGGGCTCTAGATTCCTGTTTTGCCGCGTTTTCTTCACGCGAACCGGTATCCACTTCGCTCGAAAACGCGCTAGTTCGA encodes the following:
- the glgC gene encoding glucose-1-phosphate adenylyltransferase — protein: MSAARPEPLARQALAFVLAGGRGSRLLELTDRRAKPAVYFGGKSRIIDFALSNAVNSGIRRIAVATQYKAHSLIRHLQMGWNFFRPERNESFDILPASQRVSESMWYVGTADAVYQNIDIVEPHACRFIVVLAGDHIYKMDYEVMLRQHVDSGADVTVGCLEMPRAESSGFGIMHIDENGWIKSFLEKPADPPPMPGKPDVSLASMGIYVFDAKFLFDELKRDAEDPNSNHDFGKDIIPYIVKNGRAIAHQYSSSCVRTGNDPRAYWRDVGTVDAYWAANIDLTDVVPELDLFDRAWPIWSYSEITPPAKFVHDEESRRGQAVSSLVSGGCIISGASLRRSLLFTGVRINSYANVENAVIMPYVNVGRGARLKNVVIDRGVEIPEGLVIGDDPEFDAKRFRTTEQGISLVTQPMIDRLNT